Genomic DNA from Hordeum vulgare subsp. vulgare chromosome 2H, MorexV3_pseudomolecules_assembly, whole genome shotgun sequence:
CACCATGGGCTCCTCGAAGCGAATTGGAGCTTACAAAGTTCTTCCTGGTCATACATCATCTGTTCAAAGTATTGCTGTTGACCCTTCCAGAAATATGGTAATGAATCACTTGATCTGACATTGCACATCAATGTTATTTTATAACTTTTTCATCCTCATTTCTTCTGAACGTATTTTTTCCATACCTAGATATGTTCTGCTTCCTGGGATACCACTATTAAGCTATGGGCAATCGAAGGATCTGAAGAAGATGGTGACACCGTTTCTGTGAAAAAGAGAAGGATGAACTCTGATGCATCTGGACATGAAGAGTCTCAGTTAGAGGTACTAGTTAGGAAGTATATTTATCTGTTGCTTGATATAGTCAGGAAGCTAAGTACATCATTTTGTATATGCTGGTGTTTTTCTCATGGGTTAATTTGATAAATGACACTCGAATTCTGGTGATTCTGAATTTGATTCCATTTTGTAAATGCTGCTGTTTTTCTTGGGGTTGAGGAGCAACTGATAAATAGTATGAATATACTCAGCAGAGTTAAAATGGTTTGGTTCTGTTAAAGTTGTGAGCTCTTCTTGGACTGGACCACTTGATTCCAGTTATTCACTTGAAAATGGGCCTGGGCTTGTTTTTGAAATCCTTGTGCTATAACGGATTCATTTCTTGTCATGAACTCATGTTAAATTTGAACTCACAGTTTTTATCCTGTTGTACTCCAGGGTTCTGCATCTTCAACACTTCTGGGACATACACAATGTGTTTCTTCTGTTGCTTGGCCTGAGCAGCGAACAATATATTCGGCATCTTGGGATCATTCTGTTCGGCAGTGGGATGCTCAAACAGGGAGAGAAACATGGAATATGGTATGCCGAGAGAATTAGGTTGCAAATTATCACTCTCTATTTCATTGTTTATAAGGCGGTAAGGCGACCTAAGGCGAGCACCACCCGCTCTAGCGCCTGGGTGGCGCCTAAGCACCTAAGGCGGACGCCTAAGCACCTAAGGCGGGTATATTTTTAAGGCGCTGCCAGAGCGCCTTATCTCCTAAGCATCTAAGGCAGGACGCCTTAAAAATAATGCTCTATTTGTTATCTGGCTAGCTGTGAAAAAAATCATAGATTACAACAAGACCCATGTACAGTATGCTGTTTTTGTGCTAGTGTAGCAGTAGGGAAAGAAGCAGCTTTTCAATCTGGGAGCTGATTTTCTATTTTATCTCTCAGTTTTGCCTCTTCCGAACTAAGAAAGTACACACTTTCTCATCGACTCGTTTGTACAGTCCAATCAATATTTTTGTCCTGCGGTCATATGACCAGTGCAACTCTATGGTTCTGTTTCATAATTGCACTAACCTTATTCTTTTTTATCTCCAAATCTTTCTTGTAGTTTTGTGGGAAGGCCTTGAATTGCTTGGACTGTGGTGGCGAGGGCTCTTCACTGATTGCTGGTGGTGGTTCTGACCCTGTATTGAGGGTATGGGATCCCCGCAAACCTGGTAAACACAATAGACACGATGTTTTGTATAGCTTTGTTGGAAACACATTCAAATTCACTCATATGTGTTCCTTTCAACAGGAACGACAGCTCCTATTTTTCAGTTCTCTTCACACTCAAGCTGGATCTCCGCCTGCAAATGGCATCCTAGTTCCTGGTTTCATTTGATATCATCCTCGTTTGATGGGAAAGTGATGTTGTGGGATCTAAGAACAGCTGTAAGATTCTTCAAATCTCGTTTACGTCCTGATTCATTTTCTCTCTCTGAAATCGTTGCATAAATGTACAATTAATGATTTTGCTCCTGCTGCAGTGGCCTCTGGCTTCTGTGGACTCCCACAACGATAAGGTAACCTTTTCATTATGTGGTTTCCTTAtgcgttattttgagagaaaaatGCGATTCTCAACGGAATTCACTGGATGTAGGTTTTATGCACCGATTGGTGGAAAGGGGACAGCGTGATAAGTGGTGGAGCTGATTCCAAGCTGTGCATCTCATCTGGTGTTGAGATAGCGTGATGAAGATTCCCTCCCATATGTTGTTCTTGTGCTATCAAGGTTTTAACCAATCTCAATTTTAAATGATCCAGTTTTATAACCATTTATCTCATCTTTGCATAACCAGCCTTAACAAGCTAGTTTATATTGGTTGAACTCCTTGCATGTTTTGCAGCTAACAGCTGTTCAATCCAGATTATATTGGTTGACAAGACAGCCCTAAAAACCAAACCATGCCAATTATGGTTGGAAGCATCCTATCCCTATTGTCAGATCAAGATGTCAAATGAAGTTGTCGCATCCAATATATGCCAGTGCTTGCGCATAAGTAGATCCATGTTAGGGGTCACCAGATTTTTGCAATCAAGTTTTGTTTTGTGCTCCTTTGTCGAAACTCTAAAAAGCCAACACATTATAACAATGCTGTGATTCATAATTCCGAGATAATTGTTTTAGCTTGTTATAAACTCCAGgctgatttttctttttgttttgtgttctGTCAGCATTTCCTTTCTCGTGTCATAAGATCGTTTAAACCCTTGGACATAGCATTTGGTCTTCACAGCTGACCTAACAGCTATATGTGCTTGTACGGTCGTACCTGCCCTGCACACGGCATCACAGTGTCCTCAACTGCAGCCTAAACAGACAGTGCACTTTCCTAACCCAAATCGGGAAGTAGATGACCAAACTTGTCGCATTGGGCTGGACTCTCTGATTCTGATATAGACTCTCTGCCTTTTGCGACCTATAAAGAGCAAGCAGCACCTGCTATCTCTCCCACACGGCCACACTCAATTCGCACTGCCAGAGCTAACCAGTGCTGCACAAGCTGAGCAATATGGCTTTGAAAAACTCtgccgtcctcctcctcgggcttcttctctcttgcgTTGCCATGAGCAGTGCGGCGAGAATCCTAGAAGAAACTGTCCCGTCCAAGGAGGAGCACCTGCCACCTAAGCCTGAGCTACCCAAGGTAGAACTGCCACCATTCCCGGAAGTGCACCTGCCACCTAAGCCTGAGCTTCCCAAGGTAGAACTGCCACCATTCCCGGAAATGTACCTGCCACCTAAGCCCGAGCTTCCCAAGATGGAGCTGCCGCCGGTCCCGGAGGTGCACATGCCACCCAAGCCGGAGCTGCCCAAGGTGGAGCTCCCAACGTTCCCGGAGGTTCACATACCATCCAAGCCGGAGATGCCCAAGGTGGAGCTGCCGCCCAAGCCTGAGATGCCCACTGTTCCAGGGTTCCACCTCCCGGAGCCGGAGGCCAAGCCATGAGAATGGGAGCTGCCTTATCAATATCGTTGCCTTGTTGTACCTGCTCTGCTCCTCGTACATGTACCTATCGTTGTGCTGTGTCGATGATCTGATTGTTTAGTTGTGGTTTTCAGCGAGTGTTGTGAGTGATCTGCTTATATATTGCTATACATGAGAAATGTATATTTTGTTCTCACAATTACCTTTTTCTCGAAAGGTTGCATGCTTCCTTACAACAATTTTCACAGCAAGCTTTGATTGCATAAAAAGTCTAAACATGTTTTCCTCAACCTCAAGCCGTCCTAGATTTAACATTTCCCATggataattaaacataaaaagccTAAACATTTTTCTTCGACCTCAAGCTGTTCTAAATTTAACACCCGATATTTACAACCCGCACATTGTTGTTGAGTTTGCGTCAATAGTACTAATTCTGATGAGTAAGAGCATCTCTACCAGACACCCGCCCTCGGGCGTATAATGCACCGACCCACAAAATAACTACCAAATACGGGTCGGGCGTCCAACCCGTAAATTTTTTTGAGGGGCGCGGCAAAATCCCCTCTCCGGCCAGCGAAAACACAGGTTTTCGCCTCGCTTATACGAGGCCGTGTATCCCAGGAAAACGGTTGGAGGAAGGGACATTTCAGCCCACACCCTTTCCCCACCCCCTTCCGTCATCGCCCCGTCATTGGTTCCGCCCGTCCGTCGCCGGAGATTCCGGCCAAATCCGCGGGCTGAATCGCGCCGCGGGGGCGCCCGTGCCCTCTTCCGCCGAGCCGCCGCACCGGCTCCCCTGGATCCGCCAGTCCACCGCGATCAGAGAGCCACCGCCGGAGATGGAGTTGAGCCTGTGCGAGAAGTTTTTGCTCGAGGATTCATCCGATTCGGATGACTCGGATGTTGAGATGATGCTTCTCACATTTCGCCAACAGAGTTTGATGATGGCCCTGGCCGTGAAGGAGCACGAAGACGAGAACCTAAAAAGGCGGCAAGGATCAACCGTCGACCGTCTTTGCATTCCTCCAAATCGCCATCTCAGAAACGAGATGctgatgcaagactacttcgcggCCAATCCAACATATCCGTCGCACCTCTTCCGAAGAAGGTACCGTATGCGCAGATCCctctttttaaaaattgttcaagcTTGCGAGGCCAATTGTCGATATTTTACTCAAATAAGAAATGCCGTGTGCTtgaagggatttagtgcatatcaaaaatCTCGGCAACTATGCGGGTAATTGCATACGGCGTTCCGACTGACTATGCAGATGAGTACCTTCGCATCGAGGAAGATAGTACAATTGAGTCGATGCGTAGGTTTGCCAAAGTGATCGTCCGTGTCTTTGGTCCTCAATATCTTCGGGCACCgaacgaggaagacacaaaaaCTTTAATGGCATTTAATGAAAGAAGAGGTTGGTCTGGCATGCTAggaagcatagattgtatgcattgAACTTGGAAAAGTTGCCCAAAGGCATGGCAGGAAATCTATTGTGGCAAGTCTTGTGATGCAACAATTATGATAGAGCCCGTAGCATCACATAATTTATGAatttggcattgcttttttggtatgccgaatactctcaatgatatcaatgtgttgaAGTGGTCTCAAAAGGATCCCATTGAGCACCATTGGCAAAGGGCCGAGCAATAACACGTTCCATTTTCCATTCATTTTCATTTCATTCATGTGTGATCTGTATACGGGCAAGTTTTATATCGGATTATTTAGTTTGCTATGGTGATTTGAATAATTATAGTAATTATTGTAATATTGACATTTTACTTATATTGGACATTAGCAATTCTGATTTACAGGGTCTTTGGTTTATGGATCGACGCGGTGGCACCCGAGCAGACCCCGCATTACCAACCCGTGAAAAAACATCTTCTGTAAATATCCTTTTTTACAGGTCCGCTTTACAGGGTCTGACTCTATCCGCGCCCGTGCCGGTTCGTAAAACCCTTTTTTCGTGAACTGTAAACGAGTTTTGTGGATTGGctttatacggggtctgctataGATGCTCTAAGAGGGTGTCTCAGGGTGTCACCAGAATCACATTGTTCTTGGGTGTGTGGGCGTTCTCACTTCTGTGTTGTATGGCTGCTTGGTCTCTTCTTCTgtaatttttttcctttgatcTGGTCCTTCTTTAACTATGATGTCCTTATCCTTGAAAGGAAGTAGTCAACCGGTGAACACTCCttctgttcttaaatataagttttttaaaattTTCACTAGAAAAATACGTAtaaatgtatataaacatacatTAAAGTACAGATACACttattttgcttcatatgtaatCGTATTGTAgattctttaaaaagacttatatttaagattgAAGGGAGTATATGACTAGCATCCAGCGAATGGAGGTGGCAATGATCTGGGTGTCAAGTGTCAACACAAGCCGCTGATGAGGAGTGCCGGACCACCTTTTTGTTACCTTGCTCCGGATTTGGTGTTCAGTTTGGTGGGCAAATATGTCTCAAGTTGTTCTTTTGTAGGATGAAATCTAGGTTCAAAAGCCAAATAATAGCACAACAACAACCAAACCAACGTTACCGAGTGCTCAACTCTAAAGTGGCACACCAACAGAGCAACACATCGCTAATTACGCGACTGAGCAAGCAAATTAAGTGTAGCTAAAGTAATTATCTTAATAATAGTTTGGAGACAAATAGGAAGCTACCAGCTTCATGACCCTGGCAAGTGAACTCCTCTCTCCTCGCCTCCCTTGCTGATGTAACAAGGtgctcctagggttcctcctccccccccccccccgccgccgcccttcCTAGGGCCCCCGCTGCCGCCGGCCGGCCGTCCCCGCCACCTTCCCCCCTTCCCCTCCCGGATCCGCCCCGTGCCGCCTCCCCGGGAGGTGGCCAGGGCGGCGCGAGCTCCTCCCCTCTTCGGTCTCCCTTCGTGCCCCTTCCCTCCCTGCCGCCGCCGACGGTCGCCCCCGACGCTTGGCCGGATGGTGTTGGCGGCGGCAAGACTGTCTGTCCCCACGCGCGCGGCTCCCTGCCCGGGGcatgggggcggcggcggtgctcctcGGCTCGGCGACTGTTCGGCGACGCGTGAGGTGGTGGTGTTGCCCCTTGGCGATGAGACGGCGTGGTGACACAGGGTGGCCGGCGCCGCGCCCCCCGCCTAGATctgggccctgtgggccccatcTGGGTCCTAGCGGGCCAGCTCCCGGCGTGGCTTCATCGTCGTCTGTGTGGTGGTGAGGAGGAGCAGCTCGGACGGGGGGGCGGCGACGTCGATGGCGCGCCTGCTGCAGTGCGATGGCGGGAGCTTTACGGGTATTGAGGGCCCGACCGGGCCTGTGGGCCCACGGGCCTGGTATGCTACTGCTATTGTGCTCGCTCGGCTACCATCGTCGACGGTGGAGGTTGTACCCTCCCGCGTGCCGACGGTGTTGTGGCCCCTAGTCCCGGCTCCTATTCCCCGCTGTGCAGGCCTCACTTCATGGTGCCGTGGTGAGACGGCGTGGAGACTTCATGACCGTGGTGGTGCAAGATGGTGGTCGGTTTGGTTGCAGGCTCTGAAGCATCCGAGGTGAAGGTTGGGTtcgggggaaacccctgtcggtcTGGCCGACACCGACGCTGCGACGCCGGTGGGTGCCGCCAGACCTTCCTGGAGGGCGTCGGGGGCGACCCTTCCTCTTGCCTCGTCAcgtaccgggggaaacccttggcaacagcgtcgtcatcgtcgcggtccttcttggaggtgttgattgaTACCGGTGCTTCGGAGCCttggagcttggtgggagatctTCGGTGGGCATAGTGGTCGTGTAGCGTCTTCGTTTTCGTCGATCCGCCGTTGTTGAcatttttctcttgttgtttcTCTTTCGTTTCTTTTGGGTGTGATTGTGCTGCTTCCGCCCCAACACCTAATGTTGATTGTAtcggttggttgctttgtaatacaaagcgatGGAAAACCCTTTTTCGTCGATGACCCTGACAAGTAGACAAGATTAGAGACCCAAAAGTGTATTTGAACCAGATATTGTCGGGCGCCGCCTATCTGGAACAAGTTTTCAAACCCTGGAAAATCTAAAAGGAACGTGCATGTGCATTTCTTACTAAACGCTCGGGTGCCGCCAATCGTCGAGCTCGGATGCGGGAGAGGGAAGAAAGGGGAGGAGTCTAGTTGGCGGCTGCTAGCAATGGCAATTGCCGATGTACCACCTCCGTCCAAGTGTATAGGGTATGCGCGTAGTTCTAAGTTGTCAATTTAACtagctaaatatatattatatacGATAAAAATTACATATTTAGAAACTACATCCCCGCATTAATCTAATGATATATTATTTAttacatataatatatatttaagTAGTTAAATTAACGATCTAGAACTACGAGCATGCCCTATACACCTAGACACAGGGAGTACAAACTTGCTTCTGTTCTTCTGCGACCTAATGGTCCCGTGGACAAGGCGTTCACTCTTAGGCCAACTTCAGCACGTACGGGACCCCATCCAGACGTCCGTTTCGTCCGGATTCTGTCTGTTTGAGGCGACAATGGAGTTGCCCATGCGGATTGGTCCGTGACCGGATCGGTGCGCCCAACACGCAGCCGTACCCCAAATCGTTCAGGGCGGACAGggcatttaaaaaaaataggaaTACACAAAAAATGTAAATAAAAAGCAAATTAATAATTATGCATTAATAAAACATTGTTCAAGGACCCCATGGGCCACAGtccttaattaacataattaaaaAAATAGATAAAATGCGCCGCCCCGCGCAGCTGCCGTGCCCGTCGCCGTCTTCAGGCGCCGCCGTTGTCGCCATCGTCGCCGGTGAGGTCGATGTACGGCGACATCGTCCAGAGGTGGACCGACGGCCCCTGGAAGGTTGGCAGCGCTGGTGACGCTTGCACAACCTCCTCGCGCGGCGGTGACTCGCCCTCCGGTGACTGCAGCGGCAATAGAGAAGGCTGCCGGagcaggccgtggcggaggagaagAACGACGCGGCTCGCTTgcggcgcggcggcggccggaCGAGCACCCAACCTCGTGGTCGTGCGCCCCCTTCCCCTTGCCGCCGGTTCTCCACCACCCCATTGCTGCCGGCGGCCGGAGAACTCGAGGGAGGGGGGAGAAAGGTAGGGTTTGGTGTCGGTCCCGAGGAGGCACCAGGAGTGGAGTGGGCGCGTGCACTGTGTCGGTCCACGGCTTAAAGAAGGATGACAACCGTCTGAGTGGATGACAGACGGGGCCTATCGGACGTGCGCAGTAAATACGGACGGTGGGAGATAGGTGGCCGCCTATCACGCGTCCCCGACGCGGACAAGAGGAGGGCTCGAGCACGTCCGCTCGCTGTTTGCCAAGATCCGAACTGGACGCATGTTTGCGTCGGAAATGGATCGGCCCGGACAAAAAACGGATAAAATGCGTTCAGGCGACGCGTGCTGGCCGTGGGGTTTATCTGTTTTGCCCTGAACGGACATGACCGGACCGGATGGGTCGCGCGCTGAAGTTTGCCTTAGCAGCTGGCCTAATAGTTTTGTGTTCTCGCTAGGTCATTATTCTCAACAGCAGCCGAAAAACCGAAGGAACTTCCTCAATCTCTCTTCACCAAAATTGTAAGCAGGTGGCCAGACCGAGACTCGAAATTAAGGAGCACGCATAAAACCGGGAACTGCAGTCGAGTAGGTGAACAGCCTCGCTGCAAAGCACTGGACAAGACGTACAGTACTCGAGCGTTCCTTAGCTCTATAAATAGAACACATCACCTGCTATCTCTCCCACATCGAAACAACATCACAAGACAACCATAGACATCCATCAAAATGGCTTCGAGAAACGCCGCTGCATTCCTCGTCGGGCTGCTACTCTCGTGCGTCGCCATGAGCAGCGGGGCGAGGATCCTGGAGGAGCAGACGACTCCTTCCAAAGGCGAGGAGCACCTGCCCGAGCTGCCAACGCTGCCCAAGGTCGAGCTGCCGCCATTCCCGGAGGTGCACCTTCCACCTAAGGTTATGATTGGATTGTCGTTTTCATTAGCAATACAGCTGTAAACAATACACGCCTCCGGCCGTCGTTTCGCTTTCGGCCGGAAATCACTACTGGCCCGGTAAATTACACCTGTAGATAAAATACCTCTGTATTGAAATACACCGATACCAAGCGCGGCCTAAGCCAGAGCTGCCCAAGGTAGAGTTACCGTCGTTCCCTCAGGTGCACCTGCCACCCAAGCCCGAGCTGCCGTCGTTTCCAGAGGTGCACCTTCCAGCCAAGCCGGAGCTGCCCAAGGTGTTGCCAACGAAGCCCGAGATGCCCACCATCCCCGAGTTCCACTTTCAGCAGCCGGAGGCTAAGCCATGAAGACTATCTTTACTTGTCTTCTCTGTACTCATGCTCCAACATGTATCCGATTGGTCGTGTTGTGTATTTCGTGTGGTTGTGTAGTCTGAATTTTCGGCGAGTCATTTGTGTGATGTGAAGCGCTTATCTATGGCATCTATTTAGACGGAATGTACATTTATAAGGAGATGTATCTTTACATCAATGTAtttccttttcttcattttcttttgaaaaGTTTAGACTGTGGTCCCCATGCATGATTCATTCTACTGTATCAACAATTTTTACAAGAGTCAATTACACTAATGAAGCTAGAAATTGGCGCAAATGGTTACATTAATGCTAGAACTTGGGTGATACATCAATGTAGTGCAATAAATTAGCTCAAGCGTGCAAATATGATGCAAATATTAATTATATACACCCATACCGCTAACTAGGCTTGGGGCCTGTTCTCAGTGACTCGACTGCAGAGAGGGGCTTGTGACCAGTTTTTTTGCGAAAAccatcttgataatttgtttatcGCAAAAAAAACCCTATGGTGAGGTGGTATCTATGTTTTTTCATAAAAATTAACCCAAAAAAGAGTGCTCGCGCTTCAAACCAGCGATTGGAGATTAGCACACACTATGTCCTAGCCACTACACGCCTAACACATTCATGTCTTACATGGACAACTACATAATGTAGAAGAcactttctttttcatttttagtAAATAGTGAAGCCGTTCTTCGAGCTGAAATGGCCTGCTGTCAATGCGGCCCATTTGCACCCGTTCATATCTTTTAGAAATTTGTATTAAGTAAATTCTAATCATAGTAATAAAATAACGTTTAAATATTCATGACATATAGTTATTACTTCctctgtttcaaaataagtgtctacTATAAAGTTATACTAAATTTAAGACACTTACTCTGGGATAAAGGAAGTATATACATACAAACAAATAATTTAATATAAGCTGCAAGACTATAATTTTATTCTATTCATTAAACATTTTTATGTAGtaagtaacttgaatgactgtattTACTAACCATTTTTCTATAATATACATGGGTTTATAATTAAATGTTGTTATTTACTAATCATCATAATTATCTATACTATTTATATCTGCACAAAAAATACAATatttaacattatttttattatatatattttttaaatatctTTAAAAAATCTAGTGCGTGCAAACTGGGCCGCACTATTTGCAACCCATTTAAGCATCACATGCGTTCAGTTTGTACTAGATGGACGGCTATCATCCATACAGAAAAGGTGCTATTGGTGTAGTGgttaatctctccctaataataataaaGCGCCGACTGCTTCTGTGGTCCGTCGTggcatttttgtaaaaaaaacCCTCCTGTTTTTGgagaatcaacccgcagtcccttcTTAAGTGAATCTGAGAAAACGCTTCATTGTTTCAAAAAGCTCCCTACATTTGTAAGAATTTCAATGAGCATCCTAGCTTATCCATTCCCTTCTCCACCGACGGGCAAGGAGGCGATGGAGCTCGGGGAGTCTCCGGAGGGGCCTTCTCGCCGGGGAAACGAGGCCGAGGGGGCAGGCGGAGGCCGaagcggggcggcgcgggaggccAGCGGGCAGTTCGGTCGGTCCAGGCCCGTGGCTGCGAGGGCCAGCGCCGAGCGGGACGGTGTCGCGGCGGCCGTCCAGGCGCGGTTAGGGAGGACCATCGAGGAGTGCGAGGCGGATGCCGTCGCCGGGAAGTtccccgccgcgccgccgccgaccAGGCCGCAGGCCCCCAGCGGCACCCCGGAGATCAGGCCCCTCGTACATGACGACATTCCCCTCTTATCCGGCACCTGACCAACGAGTTCCAGGTTTCACTCGCTGTGCTGAATTGTGCGTTTGTTTGATGTGTGTGCAGGACATGGCGAAGCGCCCTCGCCAGAACCGGAGGTCGCCGGCGCTCCGGGCAGCGTTCCAGGAGACCAGCATTACTCCCGCGAACCTCGTCATCCCTCTGTTCATCCATGAAGGTTGGTAATTGGGATACTGGAACATGGTTGGTGCAACCGCGCAAGCATAACTGAGATTGGTGGGTTACAGTTTGGCTAACTG
This window encodes:
- the LOC123425422 gene encoding ribosome biogenesis protein WDR12 homolog, which produces MDAETSRQVRVRFVTKLPPPLRAPPTAIAVPAELSRMGLSEIVNSLLLSAEPDHQAQPFDFIVDGELVRMPLHQFLLAKGISAERVLELEYIKAVAPRKQEPPLPHDDWVSAVDGSNPSFILTGCYDGLARVWKDAAVCTQVLEGHSGAITSASFINKGVETDGSLHVVTGSKDRSLRLFKFDTSVTMGSSKRIGAYKVLPGHTSSVQSIAVDPSRNMICSASWDTTIKLWAIEGSEEDGDTVSVKKRRMNSDASGHEESQLEGSASSTLLGHTQCVSSVAWPEQRTIYSASWDHSVRQWDAQTGRETWNMFCGKALNCLDCGGEGSSLIAGGGSDPVLRVWDPRKPGTTAPIFQFSSHSSWISACKWHPSSWFHLISSSFDGKVMLWDLRTAWPLASVDSHNDKVLCTDWWKGDSVISGGADSKLCISSGVEIA
- the LOC123425423 gene encoding protein PELPK1-like; this translates as MALKNSAVLLLGLLLSCVAMSSAARILEETVPSKEEHLPPKPELPKVELPPFPEVHLPPKPELPKVELPPFPEMYLPPKPELPKMELPPVPEVHMPPKPELPKVELPTFPEVHIPSKPEMPKVELPPKPEMPTVPGFHLPEPEAKP